tttaatccactgttgTATTCAGTTGCCATGTCACAGAGACTCTGCATCCTACTGGTAGTTGGACCCTATACTGTGGGGTTTCTGAACACTACGACCCACACAACAGCTGCTTTCCGACTTCCATTTTGTGGCTCCAACATtatcaatcatttcttctgtgacatgTCCCCGCTTCTTTCGCTCATCTGTGCTGACATCTGGATCAATAAGTTGCTAGTTTTCATTGTGGCTGGGGCTGTCCTAGTCATCAGTAGCCTGACCATTATAATCTCTTATTTCTACATCTTCATCGCCATCCTGAGAATCCGCTCTGCTGATGGGAGGTgcaaagccttttccacctgctCTTCCCATCTCACAGCCATTTCCTTCTTATATGGGACCCTCTTATTTATCTATGTGAGACCAGGtgcaatttttttctctggaCCTCAACAAAGCAGTGTCTGTGTTCTACACGGTGGTGATCCCCATGTTGAATCCTCTCATCTACAGCTTGAGAAATAAAGAAGTGAAAGCTGCCATGTGTAGAACGATTGCTAGGAGGAAGTTTTGCCTTGGAAGTTAAATTCCcacttaaaatcaataaaaagaaaaacttccagaCATGGCTAGACTACCTGGGCATCATGCAAAGATGCTACAGTATTTGCAGAATTTGGAGGATAGCATCCTTCCCTTCTTTCATCTGATTTCTATTatggtatctttttaaaagttctatttcATCATGATCCTGTAAGTGATAAAAACCCACAGTCACCCACAAAGCCCATGCAATTCTGCTTCCTCAAATATCTTCATTACTGAGAAATGATAAAATCAAATGTTGAAGCCACCTAGCTACTAGTACACTCACACTAGCTGGGCAAAAGTAAATGTCCAGATCAGGGGAGATGCTTTGGAACAGCGTGTCCATCCCATATTGCTACAGAACTGAAAATATCAAACAGAGCAGTTACTTATCTCactgatgactttttaaaaactaaacatgttcttcttaatatattttatgcctcttttctttattcaatgtcattattattataaatgcaaTGTCATTATTGttgcaaaaagagagaaaatataggcAAGTAAATGAAGaacaatattaataaaaacaaaaatcctgtaTTCTTATCCTTTCACCAAGTGACAACTATTGGTAATAAATTCCAGAtgcttctttatatatttgactCTTTAGCTGTTCCaactattactttattttatttatttatttatggaagttcccggggcaggggTTAGCCTTTTAactcactgcgctgggccagggatgcaaccgatacccctgcagtgacccaagctgctgcagtcagattcttaacccactaccccacagtgggaactcccactcttatGTCATTATTGACGTCTGGTTTTTCCtagttcttttaaataaaagtaaatagggATAGCTTActacagaaattagaaaacatgcaaaaatgtgagtgaaaaaaatgagaaaaattctaaaacttaAGAGAAAATAGGTGCTGAAAGTTAGCGATaactaaaatggagaaaatttatATCATGTTTTCGTGttagccttttttgttgttgttgcatttgtttccaaataaaaaaaaactgcataCAACAGAATGAGGTTATGAACTATCTTAACATCTTTCTTCTCCCACCACCCACTCTGAAGATATTTTGAAGAACTCAAGAACAATTCTAATAATTTTCATGGAAGATAAGCAGttttttaaaaccatcttttTGGTACAAACTAGATTCTGCAGGCATTTTAGCCCCATGAGCTGTGACTcacctaaaaatgtaaaatttatcttaaaattgtAGAAAGATCAACATccgagtgggaaaaaaaaacagtgagacaTGCTTAGTGTCATGAGTAGTGATAGAAGGAGAAACTAGGGTGAAGATTTAGCTCAATCCTCTGTGCACACAAATATCTTGATGAGGTTGGTGGATAAGATGTGGTTGCTAGATAGGAAAATGATTTCTTAGGCAGTGTTGACATGAGCATGTCACAATCATTCCTCTGCACCCCAGGGATTGTTGAACCTGCTTTGAATATTGGAGTTATTCTAAGCATAGCCCATTAAAAGGACTGATCATGGAGTGGCTTGAGTGCAGAGGAAGTGAGCAGGCTGTGGAAGGAGCTGGATACTAAGACGTGGAGGTGGTGTGTAGGCTAGGGGTAATCATGGCTTCAGTGAAACCATTCTCCCAAAGAGAGGGAATGAGACAGGTGCTACCTAACCAGCAAGACAGAAATAGTGCCAATAGGTCACTACTAAAAGGATCCTGGTGTTAGCTCAGACATGTCCTCCATTTAAtctgtgttatttatttcttgtggAAACAATGAATTAGCTGGAGGATGGGATGAACAAATTCAGATATGTTTGCTGCTAAGAGtgacttctctttctcttgctgaaaTGGAAAATATCAGTATTTTGGTCTTGCTTTAGAACAGAggttcaggtaaaaaaaaaaattaaataaggaaaaaaaaaaagaacagaggttctttggattcttttttttttctttctttttcaaattaaagttcaTTTatgatgttttcttaatttcttctgaacagcaaagtgacttagttatacacatatatacgttcttttagATATTTCTTTCCACTGTGGTTTATTCAAGGAGATTATATATAGGTCCcagtgctatagagtaggactttgttgttagCTTCTTTGGATTCTTGAGGCTGGTAAAATGGTTCCTTTTATCATCTATGGCATAGACACATCTCCTAGAAACCAGAGCTCTATTTATTTGCCTTGTGATACAGATGCAGTGTCAGTGTGATGGATAGCATTTCTACTATTACATTTGTGAACCATCATACTTTATGACAGCTGTTGCTTTCGAATTATTCTCCAGGTCATTTCTGAGACATCTCCCTACTCTTCACCGTCAAATATTCTGACACTTCATGCAACATATTtgcacttaaattttttattatggaattTTACATATAGAATGATCACACAGTATAGTGAACCCCTTCTCTCGTGACATCCAGGGGTTCCTCTTTGACTGTGTCTGCAATGAGAGCACACTTGTATGGTCTGACCTCCTGGATattctctctttgcttctttaCTGCCATCGTGAGAATCTATGCAGCTTCTAGAGGACGCAGGCTTCCACTCCTGCTTTTATTCTAAATGATCTCTGTGCTGAGTGATAATTGCTTTTATGTCTAAGACAGCCTTTCAAGTTTCCCCAGCTCTCTCTAAAGGAGTAAAGCATTTGAGACTTAGTTTCATCTCCAAAGGCATGTCtataaaagagaataatttttgCTAAGATATAAATTCATACAGATATATAGATTTACATAGATTTTCATtataggaaatggaaaaaaaagagcttctaTGCAAACAAGTGAACTGGGAGTGTTCCTATGATTCTGGGCCACTTGCCAGTGCTTCTGGATGAAtgggcagaggaatggatacGTGATCAGGATTTATGTGTCTGTCATTTGGACAGTATCCTTGTTGCCTTCTTTCCCAGGAAGAGAATATAAATTCAAACCTCAGTGAGTCAAATTGTACTTCCAGGAGCTTGGTCTGCATCCTGACTTTGAACCATATGCAGTTCCTCAAAACCTCTTTCTTAGATCTCTGCACCCACCAAAGGTTTTAGACCATCCCCTGtttctccctgccccacccccagttcaTTTTTTGGCAGTTGAGTTTTAATACATAAGTCTGATGCTGTTGAGATAcactcacagagttcccatcgtggctcagtggttaagggacacaactagcatccatgaggacctaggtttgatccctggccttgctcagcgggctaaggatccagcattgccatgagctgtagtctaggctggaggctacagctcggattggacccccagcctgggaacttccatatgctgcaggtgcagccctaaaagacaaaaaacaaaaacagatacacTCACAAATTTGATCTCTTCTAACTTGGATTTTTgactaagaaaaatatgtaacagttttaaaaaaaagatcaaaaaccaCCTACACCTGAGTTATTGGGATCTAGGTAGTTATGGTTGAGCCTAGGGCCCACAGGGAGCTTTGTGAGTGCCGTGTTACCCTCAGATGTTTAAGATGAAGCACCTCTGAGGCAATCTGGGAGGAGAGCTACATAAAGGTGAGGCCAGGAAGTTCCATCATGGTCTTGCAGTGGGCAAGATGAGTCTCAACAGCGATTGCGCCAAGTCACAGGCCAGCATCGTCCTCTGAGAAAGTTGACTCTGGCAGCCCTGGGGAGCTGAAGTAATGGAGAAACAGTGTAGGCACAGAGTCTTAGATTTTGTTCATCTCATAATGTCTGGAGACTCCACCAAGATGAGCTATAACTGCATTTTATGTCTCAatcaaataaagttttattaacaATTTAAGACAGAGTAACTGGTAAATAAAAGGGGGTGAATTTATTATAAACCCCTGTGCATCTAAACTATCTCCTGAGGCAGAACCCagccttcggaatggattaggTGCTGTAAGGTCTTTTTCAGGTGTTTGGAAATTCCCTGAGACACATCGGGGTTATCTGTTTAGACACTCTGCTTTCCCAAGGCTCTGGATGTTTCATGGGTAGCTGATGCAAGGAAGGGAAGATTAGACTTGGTTAGATGGAATCTAACTATCCTGTCTATCATCTGAGCTCAGGGTGATGTGCAGTAACTGCAGTCTCCTTGAATCTCACTTGAGCCATTTCaaagccagctataatggggtTGGTGTTGATGGAGACAGACTTGTCTGTAGCCTAGGCAAGAGATTCAATTGCCAGCATGTGGTGAGAGGCTATGAGTCCTCCCAGAGATtccagaaattattttccttgatCATAGTTTTTACCACTCTTTTTttgtcatacccacagcatatggaagttccagggccaaggatcaaatccgagctgctactgcagcctacactacacccacagccacaccagatccttaactcactgtgctaacAATGGAGATTGAGCCTGCACCTCAATAGCAACTTGAGCTGCatcagagacagtgctggatccttaacctgctatgccacagaaggaactctctacagtttaaaaattatgagacttttttttttttaaattgagaggcTATTTCAACTTAGGTTATTATACAATTTAATGTATAAGTCCAATTAAAAACTGTCAAGAATAAGCAACATATCTGCCTAAGTTAGAAAAGATTTTGTTgcctaagaaaaataataaaaacacatctGGGGTGGTGCTCAAAGTCATTTTACGATATCTGGAAGGtagaacacaaacacacaaatttCATCTTATTACACTAGTCACATATAAAAACTGTGGCtactttcatatatttatttcagttattttcctgtatgtgtatatttgtatagtATATGcagaattcaaaaatatataaatatatatagtctaTTTTATATGACAGTGGGATCTTAAAAAACGCATGTTCTTATAATATGATTTGTTTGTGCAGAACATCTGTGTTAAGTCATTTGTCTATATTCTTCCAGTATTTTTCTGGGtattacatataatatttgtAAGGATTTCATATGAAATATTATCTTGCCTGTTTAAATCATACATCctaaatatttaaactattttttattaaatattcttctcaATGGTAGGTTTAATTGCCAAAATATTGTATGAAATTAACATGCAATGATACATGATCCTTGGTAGGCGGTATCCTGGGTTCTGAGAATATATCTGTGAGCAATACAGGCAAAGACTCTTCTGCCATGCAGCTTACATTTCATTGGGAGAAGAGAGGCTTGCAAATAAAAGTAAACCTAACTGTGACCAGTACTACTACACAAAAAGAAGAGCATAATAGGATGGAGGCTATCTTGCAATGGAGGCAGGATCATGCTGCTAGTATGTAGTGGTTTCAGCATCTAATTCAGGTCCTCAGACAgcaaaacttttgtttttagctGTTGTACTAATGCCATCAGCATGATTGGATCACCTTGTAAAAAGAAGGGATGAGAAACAGCCAAATGAATTCCATTTCATTCCATGTCAGGAACTACTAAAGAGGCATCCCACCTTTCATTCTGCCTGTTTTTAATGGAAGCCCCACTTTCAGCTGGGCATACTGAATCCAAGACGAAAAACTGCCTTTCTCATTCTCCTTTATTTTGACTTGTGACTAAGTTCTGGTCTGTAGGTGGAAGGAACTTCTAGGACATCTCCTTAGATTTTCAGAGAATGCCATTCCTTTCACCTCTTTCATATGACCTGGAATGCAACCTTAATATCTGGATCTTGAGCAGTCACCTTGGGCCATGAGGAAACATTTGTGTTCCTGATACTGTGTGCCAGCTGTATCAGCCCTGAGACTTCCACATATGTTTtatgacatagaaaataaattccttaaaTACTTTTAAAGGGCCACCATTATTCTGAGTTTTCTACCATAGGAATAGGCAATCCTAATTCAGACTGGCACAGATGCCTCTTTGGGCGAGAAAGGGTGGGGACAAAATATCCACACCACATTCTGGTTGACTCTTGGCTTGATTTTTAGGTTCAGTGCATTAAAAGATAATACAATTCAGAGAAGATAGTGGAGAAAATGTTTCTATTCATTTTCCCTCTCTCCATTTGACACAAGTGCTGTGAGTTCGTCCTAATTCTTCCTTACCGATCTGGTGGCCATGTCCAGAGTGCTGAGGTCCCTCCTCCACTGGACCAGGTGCTTACCTATGTGGCCTGGGAGAGGCAGGGCCTCACTCAGAGCCACTGGTGTGGGAtggcaaaagaagagaaaggggagatCTAGTTGGGCAGATAAGAACATTTGAAATGGAActttgaggaaagagaaagaaaggtttATAAAGAAGATGctttggagagagaaagaacattttCATACTTTCCTATTCCCTACCAATGTGAGAAAcactcctggaaaaaaaaatatttttaaagtgcttagaGTTtgtgagtgtatatgtgtgtgtgagagagagagataatttaAGTGAGCATGTCACAGTTATACTCAGGTTATGCAGATGAGATTACATGTTgcaaaattcaaaataagaagCAGTATCCAATATCACaagtaatttaaacaaaaatttcttaTATTCATTATGAAATGGGGTAacattatatataacattatatatattaatataaaattaggtAGAATATTAAAGATAATGGCTCAGGGGTTTGTAACTGATATTTCTGctactcttattattattttatttaggttCATAAAATTTCCATATGATTGTCTTTATAGATATTAGGAAGGCACAGGACACTCTATGAACCTGcttaaattttgtaaaattttactagcctagaaaaagaagagttcttCTTTATTGAATGACCTGGGAAATACTACTACTTCTTTATCTTCAGAATCTAGGGCAATATATGACACTAAAGTAGTTTCACATATATAAAGTAgtttaacatatataaatatgttaaatctATCTGAAGTTATTTTGAAAGGAATGTGATAAAACATCATTAAATTTTAAGGCTGATATTAGCCCTGATTGAATTTTAGGTTAATGAAGATTCCCTCAAAATGACCTTATTCCCTAAATTCTTGAAAACCTAGTTTTAAATattgagtattttaaaacaagAGGGTCAAAGTTTGTTATAGTTTCAATACCATGAGATGCACTATTTAACATTCTTTATGAAACATCCTTCACCTTTTACTATTTACTCGTTTTCTGTTAACAAGGTCTCAGTTAATATAGTTAATATAGGTTGTGTAGACGCCATTCCTAGTGAAGTAACATTGTGTTCTGGGTCTTTTTTAAGGTGTTGTTAAACTCTGCCACCAGATGGCAGCATCAGCTTATCTAGCACCATAAAATTGTCCTAATGTTCCTTTAAATATTGGAAGCATTATTAAGATAGTAGGCATGGAAAAAAGCTTTCAAAAGTGTAAGAACTAAGTTTGAAGGGCTGTGAAATTGTATACAAATTTCATATGTTTGGGCCTTGGTACAGAAAAAGACTCCTATCTCAGAGATTCTTTAAAGCTCATagcacataaaaattaaaaacccctAAACTACTCTAAAATTCTTGTTGTCATATTGTGAAACTAAAatgtaaagtgggaaaataattttcttatgatGTAACAAAATTATGGTATACTTGTTCTAGAAACATGTGGTTCAGAGATTTTTTTGTCCTTCATCCAACATTCTTATCTCACCATACAATTCACCATGCAATTCCTTACATCACCATAATAATTTACAAAATGGTTTTCTAACATTAGTTGTAAATGCTTTTCCTTGTGTGTCCtttgctacttaaaaaaataaaatagcgtagtttaaaaaattttactgctattttcatttttaaatacatattgaCCATAGATTGGAATATTtggcaaataatttatttttgtgttttagggttTTTCATActtgaattttaatataattatttcagaatttaaaaattggtaGCACCAATAAATTCCATAGGTGAGGTCACTACATGTTTTGAAATTTACAGGGAGAAATTGCTTGGATTGCAGGTATCAGAGGAAGCCTTTTGATAGAGGAGGTCCTGCTTAAGCTATTCTGGGGACTGGTTTGAAGACAAGCATAATGGTTTGATGAAAGATTCACAGGAGGGCAGCATGGACAGTCCCGTCGGATAGccgatggaagttcccaggctaagggtcaaatcaatcagggctgcggctgctggcctatagcacagccacagcaacatgggatctgagctgcatctgtgacctacaccacagcacttgGCAatatgccagatctttaacccactgagcagggccagagatcgaacctgtgtcctcatggatgctagtcaggttgtttctgctgtgccacaagggcaaTTACACTTTTATTGTAATTTTCGTTAGATCAGTATTCAGCTGTATCACTTTTCACTATgaaaaagccatttttatttGAGGTATGCaatatattatgcatatttttCAACTATGTCACTTTTTTAACCAGGCAAAAGCTAATTACAGTTGAGCCATGCAGTATATATATTGAGTCATGTAACTTTTTTCCTCACAATAATAGTCTTAGTTTTGTTTGCTCAACtttctatgaaataattttaattctatcTGGAATTCCCAGTCAATTATAGTTTTAGATGGATCAggtattctgtcaatttcattttcttaaagaaatttcaCCTGGAGCCCtatgagctgtttttttttttccttttataattattttttttttccattatagctagtttacagtgttttgtcaattttctaccacacagcaaggtgacccaatcacatatacatgtacacattcttttttctcatattatcatgctatACCACAAGTGATCaggcatagttctcagtgctatacagcagtatcccattgcttatgcactccagatgcaatagtaggcattaatcccagactcccagtccatcctactccttcccaccccacttggcaaccacaagtctcttctccaagtccatgattttcttttctgtggaaaggttcatttgtgccatatattagattccagatatgagtgatattatatggtatttgtctatctct
This is a stretch of genomic DNA from Sus scrofa isolate TJ Tabasco breed Duroc unplaced genomic scaffold, Sscrofa11.1 Contig53, whole genome shotgun sequence. It encodes these proteins:
- the LOC110258891 gene encoding LOW QUALITY PROTEIN: olfactory receptor 1009-like (The sequence of the model RefSeq protein was modified relative to this genomic sequence to represent the inferred CDS: deleted 1 base in 1 codon), with translation MAGENYTRITEFIFIGLKYHPQMQVFLFLLFLLFYLVTMTANSGMIILIQLDSRLHTPMYFFLSHLSFMDICFSSVVGPKMLRDFFAERKAISFLGCALQQWFSGFFAAIECLLLASMAYDRYVAIFNPLLYSVAMSQRLCILLVVGPYTVGFLNTTTHTTAAFRLPFCGSNIINHFFCDMSPLLSLICADIWINKLLVFIVAGAVLVISSLTIIISYFYIFIAILRIRSADGRCKAFSTCSSHLTAISFLYGTLLFIYVRPGAIFSLDLNKAVSVFYTVVIPMLNPLIYSLRNKEVKAAMCRTIARRKFCLGS